The Phycisphaerae bacterium genomic sequence AAAAGCTCATCGAGACCGGCTACCAGATGGCCAGTAAGATGAACTGGGACGTGGTCGCCCGCGACTACTTCCTGCCCGCGGTCGACCGCGCGTGCCGCAAGCAGCGTGTGCTCGAGGTGGCGTAAGGAAGGCGGCGGTTTTCCCCTGTGGAGAGTCAGCGGAGATCACGGAGATCATCCGCGCCAAACGCCCAATCGGTTCGTCCGGCGCCGGCGCTTCATCTTCCCCTGAAAATGACGGGCCGCGTTCAGGCTTCGATGTCAATGTGGGCGTTGGCTTCGGCCTGATCGTCGGGATCCTGGCCGTTGCCGTCCTCGGGCATGGCCTGGTGTTTGTGCCGCCCCTGCTGGTGCGATTCCTCCTCGTCGTGGCGGCGAACGCGGGTGCCTTCGGTCTCGAGGGTGTCTTCGACCTGGTGTTCCTGCTGGTCGGAGGCGCTGGCCTGCTCCCTGAGTTCCTCTTTCCGCCGGCGTTCTTCGACGGTCTTCTCTTCGGCCCGCTGCTTCTGGCTGACCGTAGCGGCGACCACTCCGGTCACGAGATTGGCTGGAGGTATTCCGGACATCGGGGGCCTCCCTTGGATCCGGCGACGGATCTATTCCTCGTCAAGCTCCTCCCCACCCGCGGGAATTTCGGTCTCGAATTCTCTTCGGCGATCGAGGAGGTGCTGCTTGAGCCTTTTGACGATGGCCGAGTGCATCTGGCTGACGCGTGATTCGGAGAGGTCGAGGGTCTTGCCGATTTCCTTCATGGTCATTTCTTCGTAGTAGTAGAGGAGGATGATCAGGCGTTCGGTCCGCGAGAGGCCGCGCATGATCAGCTCCTTGACGTCCTTCTTCTGCATTTCGACGACCGGGTCGTCGGAACGGCGGTCTTCGAGGACGTCGATTTCGCGGAGGTCCTTGTGGCTGTCGGCCTCGTTGCGCGGGCGGGAGAGGCTGATGAACGTGGTGCTGGTGGTATCGTTGATGACGCGGTCGAACTCCTCGCGCGAGAGGTTCATCCGCGCGCAGAGTTCCTGGTCGGTGGGCAGGCGGCCGAGTTCGGCCTGAAGGGCCTTGACCGCGTGATCGACGCGGCGCATGCGGTTGCGGACGATCCGCGGGACCCAGTCGCGTTCGCGGAGCTCGTCGAGAATGGCCCCGCAGATCCGCTGGGAACAATAGGTGGAGAACTTGACGCCGCGATCAAGGTCGAAGGCCTCGATGGCGTCGATCAGGCCGAGAATGCCGGAACTGATCAGGTCATCGAGATCGACCTCGTTGGGCAGTTTGGCCCAGACGCGTTCGGCGTTGTACTTGACCAGGGGGAGGTAGTTCTCGATGAGCCGGTTTCGCAGATCCACGCTGCCGGTGGCGCGATACTCCCGCCAGACCTGGTCGATGTTGGCATCCTTCTCCGCTACGGTCGCCGTCTGTTTCATAAGTCATCCTCCGTGAGACTGTGGGTCTTGCTGTAAAACCAATCCGTGGTTTACTTTTTGCCGCCGTCGGCGGCACTGGCCGGTTTCATGTCGTCCGCGGCCGCTGCGTCCTCCTGTTTGGACTGCATTTCGAGGTATTCGTTGATCGCGATCTGGGCCAGCCATCCGAGGACGGCCCCGAGCACGACGAACAGGATCAAGGCCCACCAAGCCCGGCGGAGAATGGTGGTCATGTCGTTGCCGGCCCAGAGGCCGGCCATGATGGCGGCCGAGAAGGCCAACAACCCCAACGATCCTGACGTCATCCTGACGATCATGCTTCCCTACGCTTCCTTGCGTTACGAGAACAGGCTGGCCACCTTTCGAAAGAACCCGACCTTCTGGGCGGGCACGTTGACGTTGCGGGCGAGCTTGGCGGCCAGGTTCATCAGGCAGTAGCTCGCCTGCGACTTGGGATACTCCAGGACGAACGGGCGGCGTTTTTTGACCGCCTGTACGACCGCGCCATCCTCGACGACGTATCCGGCGTCGTAGAGGGTCAGGTTGAGAAACTTCTTGGCGACCTGGGCGAGCCGCTGCTGGCAGGTACGGGCCTCCAGCCGGCTGGAAACGCGGTTCATGAGGACCGAGATGTGTCCCGAGGCGCCATCCTGAACGGCGGTTTTGATCATGGCGTAGGCGTCGGTAATGGCCGCGGGTTCCGGAGTCGTCACCACCAGGACCAGATCGGCCAGATCGACGAAGGTCATGACATTGCGGTTGATACCCGCTGCGGTATCGAAAATAACGAGGTCAGCCTGGGACTGGAGGTCCGATAACACCTGAACCAGGCGGTGGCGTTCGAACTCGGAGAGGTTGGCCAGTCCAGCCAGCCCGGACCCCCCCACCACGACCTGAAGGCCGCCCGCGACGGTGTGGATGATCTGGTCGAGTTCGACCTCGTTGTGGAGCACGTGGTGGATGTTGTACCGGCTGTTAACGTTGAGCAGGACATCCACGTTGGCCAGACCCAGGTCCGCGTCCACGAGGATGACGCGCTTGCCGCTGGCGGCCAGACAGATGCCGAGGTTGATCGAGGTGACGGTCTTGCCGACGCCGCCCTTGCCCGAGGCGACGGTGATGATCCTGGCCCTGGCGGGCAGGTTTCGCATCATTTCCCTGAGTTTGGCTGCCTGATCGTTAAGCATCCGAATATCTCCGTCAGGTTTGCGCCTGCGGGGTCAAGGGTTCGCCCGAGCCGCCGGGCGATCCGAATTCCGTACACTGGTCGAGAATGAGCTTGGCCAGCCGTTTGCCGCTGCCCAACTCGATGTCGTCCGGGACATTCTGTCCGGTGGTCAGGTAGGAGATTGAGCGGTCGAGCTTGCGGACGACATTCAGGAGCATGCCGACCCCGACCGCCTCGTCGAGCTTGGTGAAGACGACCTTGTGAATACCCAGAGGCGAGAACTGGTTGATGCTCGCCTGGAGGGTGGCGTGGCTGGAGGTGCTCGAGAGCACCAGGTGGACCTCGTCGGGCGAGGCGGCGTCGAGAAACGACTTGAGCTCCTGGAGCTTGATCCGGTCGTTCTGGCTTCGGCCGGCGGTGTCGATGAGGATCAGGTGGTGCTGCTGCTTGAACGACTCGATGGCCGACCGCAGTTCGTCGGGCGAGAGGACCACGCGAAGCGGAATGTTGATGATGTTGGCGTAGGTCCGAAGCTGATCGACGGCGGCGATGCGGTAGGTGTCGATGGTGATCAGGGCGACCGATCTGTTTTCGCGAAGGCGGAAGTTGGCGGCAAGCTTGGCGATGGTGGTGGTTTTGCCGACGCCGGTAGGTCCGACGAAGGCGATGACGCGGGGCTTGCCCGGCTGGCCGGCGGTGATCGGCTCGGGATCGGGGATCATCTTTTCGACGCAACGGGAGATGGCGGCGCGAACCAGTCCCTCGTCGCGAAGCTGCTCGGACGTCAACTCGTCATGGACCTGACGGGCGATGCCGTCGGCGAGTTCCTGAGCAACTTCCTGGTTGACCAGGCCCAGGTACATTGAGAAGAGTTCTTCGGGCACATTGGGCGTCTGGGACCGCCGCTGCTGGTCCACCAGTTCGCGGACCATCTGCTTGACCGCCTCGATCTCCTGCTTGAGCTGAACGGCGTCGGACGACGCGGCCGGCGGCATGGCCGGAGCGGCGACCGCGGGCGATGCGGGAACGGCCTCGTCGGTCCGCCCGGCCAATACGGTTTTGCGGACGCCGGGCGGCAGGACGTTGACGCCGGCGCCGGCGGTGATCTCGACCACGCGCCGGGCTCCCAGTCCCAGAAGTCCGCCCTTCTTGACCGTACGGGTGTTGAGGATGACCGCGTCGCGTCCCAGTTCGCGCCGCACCTGGGCGAGGGCGTCAGCCATGGAGTCCGCCTGGTAGGTCTTTAGCTTCATGTCGCTGCGCTCACATTCATGGATACCACGCCGTGGGACTTCAACTGCACGTCGCGTACGATCTCATTAAACGCCAAAACGGGTGTATTTGGAAGCGCCGATTCGATTAATCGGCGTAAATGGAGACGAATTTGCGGGGAGCAGAGGAGGATCATCTGCTGGACCGCGGAGTGCTTGTCGACCTCCTCCCGTACGGCGGCGACGATGGCGTTGGTCTGGCTGGGCGGCAGGGTCAGATAGGAGCCGGCGTCGGTGCGTTCGACGTGGGCGTTGACGGTGTCTTCGAGGGCCGGGTCGAGGGTCAGGCAGTTGACGGTGTTGTCGCGGTCCTGGACCTGGGCGCAGATGGTCCGGGCGAGGGCGTTGCGGACGTACTCGGTGAGTATCTCAAGGTCCTTGGTCTTGTTGCCCCAGTCGCCGAGGGTTTCGAGGATGGTCTGGAGGTCGCGGATCGGGACCCGCTCGCGGAGGAGGTTCTGGAGAACCTTCTGGACGTCGCCGAGCTTCAGGACCGGGCCGACGACCTCCTCGATGACGGCGGGGCATTTCTCCTTGAGGCCGTCGAGCAGCTTGCGGGCCTCGTCGCGGGTCACCAGTTCGCACGCGTGGCGTTTGATGACGTCGGTCAGATGGGTAGCGATGACCGAACTGGCGGGGACGACGGTGTAGTTGTTGCGTTCGGCGCGGGCGCGATCGGCTTCGGTGATCCAGACGGCGGGCAGTCCGAAGGCAGGCTCCTGGGTCGGTTCGCCGCCGATCCGTTCGCGGACGGCGCCGGAGTCGATGGCGAGGAACTGGCCGGGGAAGGCTGAGCCGCGGGCGATCTCAACGCCGCGAAGCTTGATCGCGTAGTCGTTGGCGTCGAGCTGCATGTTGTCGCGGATGCGGATGGGCGGGATGATCA encodes the following:
- a CDS encoding FliA/WhiG family RNA polymerase sigma factor, which codes for MKQTATVAEKDANIDQVWREYRATGSVDLRNRLIENYLPLVKYNAERVWAKLPNEVDLDDLISSGILGLIDAIEAFDLDRGVKFSTYCSQRICGAILDELRERDWVPRIVRNRMRRVDHAVKALQAELGRLPTDQELCARMNLSREEFDRVINDTTSTTFISLSRPRNEADSHKDLREIDVLEDRRSDDPVVEMQKKDVKELIMRGLSRTERLIILLYYYEEMTMKEIGKTLDLSESRVSQMHSAIVKRLKQHLLDRRREFETEIPAGGEELDEE
- a CDS encoding MinD/ParA family protein, which gives rise to MLNDQAAKLREMMRNLPARARIITVASGKGGVGKTVTSINLGICLAASGKRVILVDADLGLANVDVLLNVNSRYNIHHVLHNEVELDQIIHTVAGGLQVVVGGSGLAGLANLSEFERHRLVQVLSDLQSQADLVIFDTAAGINRNVMTFVDLADLVLVVTTPEPAAITDAYAMIKTAVQDGASGHISVLMNRVSSRLEARTCQQRLAQVAKKFLNLTLYDAGYVVEDGAVVQAVKKRRPFVLEYPKSQASYCLMNLAAKLARNVNVPAQKVGFFRKVASLFS
- the flhF gene encoding flagellar biosynthesis protein FlhF; protein product: MKLKTYQADSMADALAQVRRELGRDAVILNTRTVKKGGLLGLGARRVVEITAGAGVNVLPPGVRKTVLAGRTDEAVPASPAVAAPAMPPAASSDAVQLKQEIEAVKQMVRELVDQQRRSQTPNVPEELFSMYLGLVNQEVAQELADGIARQVHDELTSEQLRDEGLVRAAISRCVEKMIPDPEPITAGQPGKPRVIAFVGPTGVGKTTTIAKLAANFRLRENRSVALITIDTYRIAAVDQLRTYANIINIPLRVVLSPDELRSAIESFKQQHHLILIDTAGRSQNDRIKLQELKSFLDAASPDEVHLVLSSTSSHATLQASINQFSPLGIHKVVFTKLDEAVGVGMLLNVVRKLDRSISYLTTGQNVPDDIELGSGKRLAKLILDQCTEFGSPGGSGEPLTPQAQT